Proteins encoded within one genomic window of Bradyrhizobium sp. 186:
- a CDS encoding IS3 family transposase (programmed frameshift) has protein sequence MSKRPRRNHTPAFKAKVALAAVKGDRTIAQLAEHFDVHPNQITAWKAQLEGGASGVFGSGNTAPSAPAIDVKSLHAKIGELTLENGFFRRRAHQGGIAERKAMIDRKHDLSITKQAEILKVSRGSVYYLPRPVSSADLEIMRQLDRLHLEYPFAGSRMLRGLLALQGCKIGRRHVKTLMRRMGIEALYRRPRTTKPEPGHKIYPYLLRGIEITRPNQVWAMDITYIPMAQGFVYLTVVLDWATRRVLSWRLSITMEAAFCVETLEDALARHGRPDIFNTDQGSQFTGAAFTGVLADNGIAISMDGKGAWRDNVFVERLWKSVKYEEVYLRAYETVSEARHSIGRYLDFYNGQRPHSSLDDRTPDQAYFDLPPLRAAA, from the exons ATGAGCAAACGACCGCGCCGGAACCACACACCGGCTTTCAAGGCGAAGGTGGCGCTTGCCGCCGTCAAGGGCGACCGGACGATAGCCCAACTGGCCGAACACTTTGATGTCCACCCCAATCAGATTACGGCCTGGAAGGCCCAGTTGGAGGGCGGTGCTTCCGGAGTTTTCGGATCGGGGAACACGGCGCCGTCCGCGCCTGCGATCGACGTGAAGTCGCTGCACGCCAAGATCGGGGAGCTGACGCTGGAGAACG GATTTTTTAGAAGGCGCGCTCACCAAGGCGGGATTGCTGAGCGCAAAGCGATGATCGACCGTAAGCACGATCTGTCGATCACCAAGCAAGCAGAGATTTTGAAGGTCAGCCGCGGCAGCGTCTACTATCTGCCGCGGCCGGTTTCTTCTGCCGACCTCGAGATCATGCGGCAGCTCGATCGGCTGCACCTGGAGTATCCCTTCGCCGGTTCGCGTATGTTGCGAGGCCTGTTGGCTTTGCAAGGGTGCAAGATCGGCCGCCGGCATGTGAAGACGCTCATGCGGCGGATGGGGATAGAAGCGCTCTATCGCCGTCCGCGCACCACGAAGCCCGAACCCGGCCACAAGATCTATCCGTATCTGCTGCGCGGCATCGAGATCACGCGGCCGAACCAGGTCTGGGCGATGGACATCACCTACATTCCAATGGCGCAGGGCTTCGTCTATCTCACCGTGGTGCTGGACTGGGCGACACGTCGTGTCCTGTCGTGGCGGCTGTCGATCACGATGGAGGCGGCCTTCTGCGTCGAGACGCTGGAGGATGCTCTCGCGCGTCACGGCAGGCCGGACATCTTCAACACCGACCAAGGCTCGCAGTTCACTGGTGCGGCCTTCACCGGCGTTCTCGCCGACAACGGCATCGCCATCAGCATGGATGGCAAAGGAGCCTGGCGCGACAACGTGTTCGTTGAGAGACTGTGGAAAAGCGTCAAATACGAGGAGGTCTATCTGCGAGCCTACGAAACCGTCAGTGAGGCGCGACATTCGAT
- a CDS encoding HAD family hydrolase, whose translation MTCASPELIIFDADGVLVDSEIIALTVLAQTATEEGVAIGVEDAMRSFRGLKMADCVSEIERRLGRNVRDTFVADVRRATALAFDAELKPVEGIHAALAEIAVAVCVASNGPMSKLTHTLGLTKLLGRFEGRIFSAYEVGSWKPDPGLFLHAAQTLGVHPSRCVVVEDSLSGVHAAKAAGMRVLGFTGGDPRVGLELAAICDDVFHRMSDLPALLKLRME comes from the coding sequence ATGACGTGTGCAAGTCCCGAACTCATTATCTTCGATGCGGACGGCGTTCTAGTCGATAGTGAGATCATTGCGCTGACCGTCTTGGCGCAAACAGCAACTGAGGAAGGCGTGGCGATCGGCGTGGAAGACGCTATGCGTTCTTTCCGAGGGCTGAAGATGGCGGATTGCGTGAGCGAAATTGAGCGCCGGTTGGGCCGCAATGTCCGAGACACCTTCGTCGCCGACGTTCGACGAGCAACCGCGCTCGCTTTTGATGCCGAACTGAAGCCTGTCGAAGGAATCCATGCAGCGTTGGCTGAAATTGCCGTCGCGGTTTGTGTGGCGTCTAACGGCCCCATGTCGAAGCTCACGCATACACTTGGTTTGACGAAACTGCTGGGGCGTTTCGAAGGACGCATCTTTAGTGCGTACGAGGTTGGTTCGTGGAAGCCAGACCCCGGCCTATTTCTGCATGCCGCGCAAACGTTGGGCGTGCACCCTTCACGTTGCGTCGTGGTTGAGGACTCGTTGTCCGGAGTTCACGCGGCAAAGGCCGCAGGAATGAGAGTCTTAGGTTTCACCGGAGGTGATCCGCGAGTTGGCCTAGAGTTGGCAGCCATCTGCGACGACGTCTTTCATCGGATGAGCGACCTTCCGGCTTTGTTGAAACTTCGCATGGAATGA
- a CDS encoding dienelactone hydrolase family protein, with product MRTNITSIVGALCAIAMVASAHAAVKEEPVTYTDGETTMKGFVVYDDATQAKRPGIVMVHEWWGITPHIHNEARKFAEQGYTAFIADMYGDGKSADNPKDADALSGSVMKNPKVMEQRFNAAREQLAKQASVNPQRIGAVGYCFGGAVVLNMARTGADLAAVAGFHATLDLNTPAPAPGTVKAKILILNGADDPFVKREQYDSLKKDFDAAKADYRIIEYPGAVHAFTNPEATELGKKFNLPLRYDEKADQESKAEAAKLFVATLQK from the coding sequence ATGCGAACCAACATAACGAGCATAGTGGGAGCACTTTGCGCCATCGCAATGGTCGCGAGCGCACACGCAGCGGTTAAGGAAGAGCCGGTCACCTACACGGACGGCGAGACCACAATGAAGGGCTTCGTTGTCTACGACGACGCGACCCAGGCCAAGCGGCCCGGCATCGTCATGGTGCACGAATGGTGGGGCATCACCCCGCATATCCACAATGAGGCGCGGAAGTTCGCGGAGCAGGGCTACACAGCCTTCATTGCGGATATGTACGGCGACGGCAAGAGCGCCGACAACCCGAAGGACGCCGACGCGCTCTCGGGATCAGTGATGAAGAACCCGAAGGTGATGGAGCAGCGCTTCAACGCCGCGCGGGAGCAACTCGCCAAGCAGGCCTCGGTCAATCCGCAGCGGATCGGCGCCGTTGGTTACTGTTTCGGCGGCGCGGTGGTGCTGAACATGGCGCGCACTGGGGCTGATCTCGCCGCCGTTGCGGGCTTTCACGCAACGCTTGATCTCAACACGCCCGCGCCGGCGCCGGGAACCGTCAAAGCGAAAATCCTCATTCTGAACGGCGCGGACGACCCCTTCGTGAAGCGCGAGCAGTACGATTCGCTCAAGAAGGATTTCGACGCAGCGAAGGCCGATTATCGGATTATCGAATATCCCGGCGCTGTGCACGCCTTCACGAACCCCGAAGCCACCGAGCTCGGCAAGAAGTTCAACTTGCCGCTCAGATACGACGAGAAGGCCGATCAGGAATCGAAGGCCGAAGCAGCCAAGCTCTTTGTCGCCACCCTTCAAAAATGA
- a CDS encoding LLM class flavin-dependent oxidoreductase, with protein sequence MIPFSMLDLAPIRQGGDAAQAFRNSLDLAQHAEAWGFKRFWLAEHHNMTGIASAATSVVIGHIAGGTRTIRVGSGGVMLPNHSPLIIAEQFGTLESLYPGRIDLGLGRAPGTDQLTARALRRDLATTSENFPHDVLELQALLGDVQPNQAIRAVPGMGTKVPLWILGSSTFGAQLAAMLGLPFAFASHFAPGMMMPALREYRARFEPSVQLDKPYAMVGVNVFAADSDAEAQRMFSSLQQQFINLRRGTPGPLPPPVDDMDALWSPAEKAGVGQSLACSVVGSPELVERGLKTLIADTGADELMTTGQIYDHAARLRSFETAAGVRDRLAGQSAV encoded by the coding sequence ATGATCCCCTTCTCCATGCTCGATCTCGCGCCCATCCGCCAAGGTGGCGATGCGGCGCAGGCGTTTCGCAATTCGCTCGATCTCGCCCAGCATGCCGAGGCGTGGGGCTTCAAACGGTTCTGGCTCGCCGAGCATCACAACATGACGGGCATCGCGAGTGCCGCGACGTCGGTCGTGATCGGCCACATCGCGGGCGGCACCAGGACGATTCGCGTCGGCTCCGGCGGCGTCATGCTGCCGAACCATTCGCCGCTGATCATCGCCGAGCAGTTCGGCACGCTGGAGTCGCTCTATCCGGGGCGGATCGATCTCGGGCTCGGGCGGGCGCCGGGCACCGACCAGCTCACCGCGCGGGCGCTGCGGCGCGATCTCGCCACCACTTCCGAGAATTTTCCGCATGACGTGCTGGAATTGCAGGCGCTGCTCGGCGACGTGCAGCCGAACCAGGCGATCCGCGCCGTTCCCGGCATGGGGACCAAGGTGCCGCTCTGGATTCTCGGCTCGAGCACCTTTGGCGCGCAGCTCGCGGCGATGCTGGGGCTGCCGTTTGCGTTCGCCTCGCACTTCGCACCGGGCATGATGATGCCGGCGCTGCGCGAGTACCGGGCGCGCTTCGAGCCCTCAGTGCAGCTCGACAAGCCTTACGCGATGGTCGGCGTCAACGTGTTCGCGGCAGACAGCGACGCGGAGGCGCAGCGGATGTTCTCATCGCTGCAGCAGCAGTTCATCAATTTGCGCCGCGGCACGCCGGGTCCGCTGCCGCCGCCGGTCGACGACATGGACGCGCTGTGGTCGCCCGCGGAGAAAGCCGGCGTCGGCCAGTCACTCGCCTGCTCCGTGGTCGGCTCTCCTGAACTGGTCGAGCGCGGGCTGAAGACGCTGATCGCCGACACCGGTGCGGACGAGCTGATGACGACGGGGCAGATCTACGATCACGCCGCGCGGCTGCGCTCGTTCGAGACCGCGGCCGGGGTGCGGGACCGGCTGGCTGGACAATCGGCGGTGTGA
- a CDS encoding amidohydrolase family protein, with translation MPTYLPFDPNPRRPVKAPPPKTVDSQFHVLGPLDKYPIRPGAAYQMPSATWEAALRVHKTLGIERGIIVQTTTYGADHAVVLDGLAAMGPNYRGCANALVFAEANDAYLAKLHDAGVRGARFSFRQELGAVLSDADFARAIARIRELGWYVKIQPEKDGIVSSVAKYENLNVPVLIDHMARPDPERGNNDPNLRKMLELLAKGNFWVMLSLGEKTSRAGPPYDDVIPIARAYIEAAIDRCVWASDWPHPVSVKQPPNDADLLELMYRYAPDQATLEKILVHNPAKLFGFPN, from the coding sequence ATGCCGACCTATCTGCCGTTCGACCCCAATCCGCGCCGTCCCGTCAAGGCACCGCCGCCGAAGACCGTCGACAGCCAGTTTCACGTGCTGGGTCCGCTCGACAAATATCCGATCCGCCCCGGCGCGGCCTATCAGATGCCGAGCGCGACGTGGGAAGCGGCACTGCGCGTGCACAAGACGCTCGGCATCGAGCGCGGCATCATTGTGCAGACCACGACTTATGGCGCCGACCACGCGGTGGTCCTCGACGGCCTCGCCGCCATGGGCCCGAACTATCGCGGCTGCGCCAACGCGCTGGTGTTTGCCGAGGCGAACGACGCCTATCTCGCAAAGCTGCACGATGCCGGCGTCCGCGGCGCGCGCTTCAGCTTCCGCCAGGAGCTCGGCGCCGTGCTATCGGATGCCGATTTCGCCCGCGCCATCGCGCGGATCCGCGAGCTCGGCTGGTACGTCAAGATCCAGCCCGAGAAAGACGGCATCGTCTCCAGCGTCGCGAAGTACGAGAATCTCAACGTGCCCGTGCTGATCGACCACATGGCGCGCCCCGATCCGGAGCGCGGCAACAACGATCCCAATTTGCGCAAGATGCTCGAGCTGCTCGCCAAGGGCAATTTCTGGGTGATGCTGTCGCTCGGCGAGAAGACCTCGAGGGCCGGTCCTCCCTACGACGACGTGATCCCGATTGCGCGCGCCTATATCGAGGCAGCAATCGATCGCTGCGTCTGGGCCAGCGACTGGCCGCATCCGGTCTCCGTGAAACAGCCGCCCAACGACGCCGATTTGCTCGAGCTGATGTATCGCTACGCCCCGGACCAGGCGACGCTGGAGAAGATCCTCGTGCACAATCCGGCGAAGCTGTTCGGGTTTCCGAACTAG
- a CDS encoding RidA family protein: MTGQTRRKSIHIGGFKHANPIPNACRIGNLVMSGVILGRDPATGAMPESLDAQCANMFAHMKATVEAAGGTTSDIIKMTVWLKDRAQRGPVNVEWLKMFPDEHSRPARHALPMDMEGGALVQCDFTAVID, from the coding sequence ATGACGGGTCAAACGCGGCGCAAGAGCATTCACATCGGCGGCTTCAAGCATGCCAACCCGATTCCGAACGCCTGCCGTATCGGCAATCTCGTGATGTCCGGCGTGATCCTCGGCCGCGATCCCGCGACCGGCGCGATGCCGGAGAGCCTGGACGCCCAATGCGCCAACATGTTCGCGCATATGAAGGCGACCGTAGAGGCCGCCGGCGGCACCACCTCCGACATCATCAAGATGACGGTGTGGCTGAAGGATCGCGCGCAGCGCGGCCCTGTGAATGTCGAGTGGCTGAAGATGTTTCCGGACGAGCATTCGCGCCCGGCGCGCCATGCGCTGCCGATGGACATGGAAGGCGGTGCGCTGGTGCAGTGCGATTTCACCGCCGTGATCGACTGA
- the hpaH gene encoding 2-oxo-hept-4-ene-1,7-dioate hydratase, translating into MLDTATIERLATRLDEAERTKALIPMFSKEYPGFTIEDAYAVQRAWTKLQLGRGRVIKGHKIGLTSKAMQNAVGIAEPDYGVLFADMFYADAGPIPFDRFHAPRIEVELAFVLKAPLRGPDCTIFDVLNATDYVTPALEILETRMHRVDPETGKSRKVMDTISDNAANAALVLGGRPFRPMDADLRWIGALLFRNGEIEETGLAAGVLNHPANGIAWLANRLAPHDEYLAAGEVVLAGSFTRPVDIRRGDTFHADYGAFGSVSCQFA; encoded by the coding sequence ATGCTCGACACCGCCACGATCGAGCGTCTCGCCACGCGCCTGGATGAGGCCGAGCGCACCAAGGCGCTGATCCCGATGTTTTCGAAGGAGTATCCCGGCTTCACCATCGAAGATGCCTACGCCGTCCAGCGCGCCTGGACCAAGCTCCAGCTCGGCCGCGGCCGCGTCATCAAGGGCCACAAGATCGGCCTGACCTCGAAAGCGATGCAAAACGCGGTCGGCATCGCTGAGCCCGATTACGGCGTGCTGTTCGCCGACATGTTCTATGCGGATGCCGGTCCCATTCCATTCGACCGCTTCCATGCGCCGCGGATCGAGGTCGAGCTCGCCTTCGTGCTGAAGGCACCGCTGCGTGGACCGGACTGCACCATCTTCGACGTGCTCAACGCCACCGACTACGTGACGCCGGCGCTGGAGATCCTGGAGACGCGCATGCATCGCGTCGATCCCGAAACCGGCAAGTCCCGCAAGGTCATGGACACGATCTCGGACAACGCGGCCAATGCCGCGCTGGTGCTGGGCGGTCGGCCGTTCCGGCCGATGGATGCGGATCTGCGCTGGATCGGTGCGCTCTTGTTCCGCAACGGCGAGATCGAGGAGACCGGGCTTGCCGCCGGCGTGCTCAATCATCCCGCCAACGGCATCGCCTGGCTCGCCAATCGGCTCGCGCCGCATGACGAATATCTTGCGGCCGGCGAGGTGGTGCTGGCGGGATCGTTCACGCGGCCGGTCGATATCCGCCGCGGCGACACCTTCCACGCCGACTATGGTGCCTTCGGCTCGGTGTCGTGCCAGTTCGCCTGA
- a CDS encoding fumarylacetoacetate hydrolase family protein, whose protein sequence is MRLLSYLLDGEPRYGAAVAGGVVDLTRRIGRDFSDVKALIAANALADAQEAVAGQKPDYALEDLVLLLPVLAPEKLWCIGVNYAERNAEYKDSSDLPKYPSLFVRSMSSMTGSGQPIEKPKVSEQLDYEGELVIVIGQGGRHIPREKAWSHIFGMTLCNEGTVRDWLRHGKFNVTQGKNFDRSGSIGPWIVTADELDPRGPHDIVTRVNGEVRQQDTTERLMFPFDFLISYLSTFATLKPGDMIVTGTPTGAGARFDPPRWLGDGDVVEVESARIGVLRNKVAAEQ, encoded by the coding sequence ATGCGACTGCTGAGCTATCTCTTGGACGGGGAACCTCGCTACGGCGCAGCCGTCGCGGGCGGGGTCGTCGACCTGACCAGGCGGATCGGCCGCGACTTCTCCGACGTCAAGGCGCTGATCGCGGCCAATGCGCTCGCGGATGCGCAGGAAGCGGTGGCGGGGCAAAAGCCGGACTATGCGCTCGAGGACCTTGTCTTGCTGCTGCCGGTGCTCGCGCCGGAAAAGCTCTGGTGCATCGGCGTCAACTACGCCGAGCGCAACGCGGAATACAAGGACAGCTCGGACCTGCCAAAATATCCGAGCCTATTCGTGCGCAGCATGTCGTCGATGACCGGCTCCGGCCAGCCGATCGAGAAGCCGAAAGTGTCGGAGCAGCTCGATTATGAGGGTGAACTCGTCATCGTGATCGGCCAGGGCGGCCGCCACATCCCGCGCGAAAAAGCCTGGTCGCACATCTTCGGCATGACGCTGTGCAATGAGGGCACGGTGCGGGACTGGCTGCGCCACGGCAAGTTCAACGTCACGCAGGGCAAGAATTTCGATCGCTCCGGCAGCATCGGTCCGTGGATCGTCACGGCGGACGAACTGGACCCGCGCGGTCCGCACGACATCGTCACGCGCGTGAACGGCGAAGTGCGGCAGCAGGACACGACCGAACGGCTGATGTTCCCGTTCGATTTCCTGATCTCTTATCTCTCCACCTTCGCGACGCTGAAGCCCGGCGACATGATCGTAACGGGCACGCCGACCGGGGCGGGCGCCCGCTTCGACCCGCCGCGCTGGCTTGGGGACGGCGACGTCGTCGAGGTCGAGTCCGCGCGCATTGGCGTGCTGCGCAACAAAGTCGCGGCGGAGCAGTAG
- a CDS encoding flavin reductase family protein, whose amino-acid sequence MRIDPTELGAERIYRLMTGIVVPRPIAWVTSLSRSGVLNLAPFSAFTFVSQKPPMLAISVGRKGADYKDTAHNILDTEEYVIHIADTPLMSAVHDSSVEHPPEVSEVAELGLETLGCKRIKVPRLSAAPVAMECRFRQCLEFGDARSRLIVGEVVMFHIRDGLVNDGKVETAALDPIARIGGPRYARLGEIVTLGAVFQTPKSTD is encoded by the coding sequence ATGCGGATCGACCCAACCGAGCTCGGCGCCGAGCGCATCTACCGGCTGATGACCGGCATCGTGGTGCCGCGTCCGATCGCCTGGGTGACGAGCCTGTCGCGGAGCGGCGTGCTCAACCTCGCCCCCTTCAGCGCCTTCACCTTCGTCTCGCAGAAGCCGCCGATGCTCGCCATCAGCGTCGGCCGCAAGGGCGCCGATTACAAGGACACCGCGCACAACATCCTCGATACCGAGGAATATGTGATCCACATCGCCGATACCCCGCTGATGTCTGCGGTGCACGACAGCTCCGTCGAGCATCCGCCGGAGGTCAGCGAGGTCGCGGAGCTCGGCCTGGAGACGCTTGGCTGCAAGCGCATCAAGGTGCCACGGCTTTCGGCCGCGCCGGTCGCGATGGAATGCCGCTTCCGGCAGTGCCTCGAATTCGGCGATGCCCGCAGCCGGCTGATCGTCGGCGAGGTCGTGATGTTCCACATTCGCGACGGCCTCGTGAACGACGGCAAGGTCGAGACTGCGGCGCTCGACCCGATCGCCCGCATCGGCGGGCCGCGCTACGCCCGTCTTGGCGAGATCGTGACGCTCGGCGCCGTCTTCCAGACCCCGAAATCGACCGACTGA
- a CDS encoding tripartite tricarboxylate transporter substrate binding protein encodes MRLIWIAIAAAVAMLAGPAAGQQWPARNVKLIVPYPAGGNVDSAARIIADKLQERLGQPFIIENKAGAGGMIAGEAFAKSPNDGYTLFVGANGPVLFATEINKRDAYSWKRDFLPISTISMTPLVLEVHPSVQATTFKEFIDLAKREPGKLTMASPGPGTTNHLLSELMQSSLELQWVTAHYRGNAPAVNDLLGGQVQFAFDQLSVSLQHIKAGLFRALAVTSPHRLKSLPDVPTFAELGYKDFDGQTFTGLFAPAGTPAPIVDKLHETLTAILKDPAVADKFEKLGAEAVAMTPDEFRAYLEREDAKWIPVVRKANIKAD; translated from the coding sequence ATGAGATTGATCTGGATTGCCATAGCTGCCGCAGTTGCGATGCTGGCGGGACCGGCGGCGGGCCAGCAATGGCCGGCGCGCAACGTCAAGCTGATCGTGCCCTATCCGGCCGGCGGCAATGTCGACAGCGCGGCGCGCATCATCGCCGACAAGCTCCAGGAACGCCTCGGCCAGCCCTTCATCATCGAGAACAAGGCCGGCGCCGGCGGCATGATCGCGGGCGAAGCTTTTGCGAAATCGCCGAACGACGGCTACACGCTGTTCGTCGGCGCCAACGGCCCGGTGCTGTTCGCGACCGAAATCAACAAGCGCGACGCCTACAGCTGGAAGCGAGATTTCCTCCCCATCTCGACCATCTCGATGACGCCGCTGGTGCTCGAGGTCCACCCGTCGGTCCAGGCCACGACCTTCAAGGAATTTATCGATCTCGCCAAGCGCGAGCCCGGCAAGCTGACCATGGCTTCGCCCGGCCCCGGCACCACCAACCATCTGCTCAGCGAGCTGATGCAGTCCAGCCTCGAGCTGCAATGGGTCACCGCGCACTACCGCGGCAATGCGCCGGCCGTCAACGATCTGCTCGGCGGGCAGGTGCAGTTCGCGTTCGACCAGTTGTCGGTCAGCCTGCAACACATCAAGGCCGGCCTGTTCCGGGCGCTCGCCGTCACCAGCCCGCACCGACTGAAGTCGCTGCCCGACGTGCCGACTTTCGCGGAGCTCGGCTACAAGGATTTCGACGGCCAGACCTTCACCGGCCTGTTCGCGCCCGCCGGTACGCCGGCGCCGATCGTCGACAAGCTGCATGAGACGCTGACCGCGATCCTGAAAGACCCCGCCGTGGCCGACAAGTTCGAGAAGCTCGGCGCCGAAGCCGTGGCGATGACGCCGGACGAGTTCAGGGCCTATCTGGAGCGTGAGGACGCGAAATGGATTCCGGTCGTGCGCAAGGCCAACATCAAGGCGGACTAA
- a CDS encoding IclR family transcriptional regulator — MDKTPSARSVRSMTEPRQGAQAIRRALAVLRILAAGREAGVPLAEVVQATGLTRPTVHRIVHVLIEEGIVERHGRSGRYAIGNQVPELALARPRPSPLLVAAAPSLRRASTEVGDTLFLTVRTGNDTLCVDRRIGAYPIQVLSIEVGARRPLGVSSAGVAILAAMPTQDARKIVAANEKRFEAYRTDVATVLSQTTAARRQGYNMREIGLIQGTKSISTWIKTPDGRPAAAMTVSAVRTRLGPRREQEVAEILLREARTIEQAIRGSLA; from the coding sequence ATGGACAAGACGCCTTCCGCAAGGTCCGTCCGCAGCATGACGGAACCGCGACAGGGCGCGCAGGCGATCCGGCGCGCGCTGGCGGTGCTGCGCATTCTCGCCGCGGGCCGCGAGGCCGGCGTGCCGCTGGCCGAGGTCGTGCAGGCCACCGGCCTGACCCGTCCGACCGTGCATCGAATCGTTCACGTGCTGATCGAGGAAGGCATCGTCGAGCGGCACGGCAGGAGCGGCCGCTACGCCATCGGCAATCAGGTGCCCGAGCTGGCGCTGGCGCGTCCCCGGCCCTCGCCGCTGCTCGTCGCCGCAGCTCCTTCGCTGCGGCGCGCATCGACCGAGGTCGGCGACACGCTGTTTCTGACGGTGCGGACCGGGAACGACACGCTCTGCGTCGACCGCAGGATCGGCGCCTATCCGATCCAGGTGCTGTCGATCGAGGTCGGCGCGCGCCGCCCGCTCGGCGTCAGCAGCGCGGGCGTCGCAATCCTTGCTGCCATGCCGACGCAGGACGCGCGAAAAATCGTCGCAGCCAACGAGAAGAGGTTCGAGGCCTACCGAACCGATGTCGCGACAGTGCTGAGCCAGACCACCGCGGCGAGACGGCAGGGATACAATATGAGAGAGATCGGCCTGATTCAGGGCACGAAATCGATCTCGACCTGGATCAAGACCCCGGACGGCCGCCCCGCCGCCGCGATGACGGTCTCCGCCGTGCGAACCCGCCTCGGCCCCCGCCGCGAGCAGGAGGTTGCCGAAATCCTGTTGCGCGAAGCCCGCACCATCGAGCAAGCCATCCGCGGCAGTCTTGCTTAA